The following DNA comes from Halalkaliarchaeum sp. AArc-CO.
CCTCGTGGCCGCCCAGCGGATCGACGAGCGCACGACGTTCGACCTGGAAATGCTCCGGGAGACCGGCTACTGTTCGGGGATCGAGAACTACTCACTCCATCTGTCGGACCGGGAGTCCGGGGAACCACCGTACACGCTTTTGGACTACTTTCCGGACGATTTCCTCACCGTCGTCGACGAGTCACACCAGACGCTCCCGCAGATTCGGGGACAGTTCGAGGGTGACAAGTCACGCAAGGAGTCGCTCGTGGAGAACGGCTTCCGGCTGCCCACTGCGTTCGACAACCGGCCACTCACCTTCGAGGAGTTCGAGGAGAAGACCAGAAAAACCCTGTACGTCTCCGCGACGCCGGGCGAGTACGAACGCGAACAGTCCGCACAGGTCGTCGAACAGATCGTCCGGCCGACGTATCTGGTCGACCCGGCGATCGAAATCCAGGACGCCACCGGACAGGTCGAAGACCTCATGGGACGGATCGACGACCGGATCGGCCGGGGCGAACGGACCCTGGTGACGACGCTGACCAAGCGCATGGCCGAGGACCTCACGGAGTACCTGGAGGAGGCCGGCGTCGACGTGGCGTACATGCACGACGAGACGGACACGCTGGAGCGACACGAGATCGTTCGCGACCTCCGGATGGGGAACATCGACGTGCTCGTCGGGATCAACCTACTCCGGGAGGGGCTCGACATCCCGGAGGTGTCGCTGGTGGCGATCCTCGACGCCGACCAGGAGGGGTTCCTCCGGTCGGAGACCACGCTCGTCCAGACGATGGGACGTGCCGCCCGAAACGTCAACGGCGAGGTCGTGTTGTACGCCGACGAGACCACCGACGCAATGGAGTCGGCGATCGAGGAAACGAGGCGGCGTCGACGGATCCAGCGCGAATACAACGAGGAACACGGCCACGAGCCGACGACGATCGAGAAGCCGGTCGGCGAAACCAACCTGCCGGGGTCCGAAACCGACACGAGTGGGCTGGCGGGCGACGACGTCGACGACGCCGAGGAGGCCGCCCGCCGGATCGAACTCCTCGAGGATCGGATGCAGGAGGCCGCAAACAACCTCGAGTTCGAACTGGCGGCGGACATCCGCGACCGGATTGCGGAACTCCGACGAGAATTCGACGTGGATGGTGAGGACGATCGCGACCGTGGCGTGCCGCCGGAGGTCGTCCCGACCGGTGACGTCCCGACCGAGGACGTCGAACCCGAGTAAAAAATCGTCTGTCGTTTCGGTTCGGCGAACTCAGGACCGATCGACTTCCGGAATGATCTCTTCGTCGTCGACGGGCGCCTCGCCCTCGGCAGTCGGGACGTCACCGCTCGTCCCCTCGATCTCCAGGGACTCCAGTTCCTCGAGTGCGGACTCGATGTCGTCGAGCCCGAGCATCTCTTCTGTCTCCTCGTCGAACTCGAGAGCGTCGAGCGCCTGCATCTCCTGGACGTCTGCACCCGAAAGTTGTTTGCCGTACCGACCGACGAGACTGGTCAGCTCCTGGGGCAACACGAACGTGGTCGACTCCCCTTCCCCGATCGCTTCGAGGGTTTCCATGCCGCGTTCGATGATTGCGCGTTCGCCCATCGCTTCCGCGGATCGGGCACGAAGCACCGTCGAGATCGCATCCCCCTGCGCTTCCAGGATCTGGCTCTGCTTTTCACCCTGCGCCCGGATGATGTTCGAGCGTTTGTCCCCCTCGGCGCGTTCGATCGCCGACCGGCGTTCCCCCTGGGCTTCGAGGATCATCGCCCGGCGACGGCGCTCGGCGGAGGTCTGTTCCTCCATCGCCCGCTGGACCTCGCGAGTGGGGTTGACCTCGCGAACCTCGACCGATTCGACGCGGATCCCCCACTCGTCGGTCGGTTCGTCCAGTTCGGTCCGGATCTTCGCGTTGATGGTCTCCCGGCGCGAGAGCGTGTCGTCCAGTTCCATGTCCCCGATGACCGCACGGAGGGTCGTCTGTGCGAGATTGGAGACTGCACGTTTGTAGTCGTCGACCTCCAGGAACGCCTTTTTGGCGTCCATCACCTTGATGTAGACGACCGCGTCGGCCGTCACCGGCGAGTTGTCCCGTGTGATCGCCTCCTGTGTGGGGACGTCGAGCGTCTGAGTCCGCATGTCGAACGGGTACGTCCGGGAGACGAACGGCGGGATGACGTGGAGCCCCGGTTCGAGCACGCGGCGGTACTCCCCGAAAATGGTGAGGGGCCGCCGTTCGTACGCCTCGACCACTTCGAAGGCGCTCATCAGCGTGATCGCCGCGAACAGGACGAACAGGATCCCCACCCCGACGAGGAGGTCACCCAGGAGGAGGGCGTATCCGAGCGCGAGGACGCCGATGAACGCCACGGCGCGCTTGAGGCTGTCGGGAGCGCCCGTGGCACTCATCCGCCCAAGCTTGCGAAGGAAACTCATACATGATCATCGAGTCCCGCACTCTTGGGCGTTTCCCCGGCGAGACCGTCGTTCTCCGGTGCGGAACCAGCGCTCCCCGATCAGCTCCAGTGTCTTCCCCGATCAGGGCCGGTTCTGGTCGTTCTGCTCGTCCTCGTCCGGTAGCTTGAGGACGTTCTCTCGACCGAGACGGAAGCTCTCGAGTTTCCCGTCCTCGCGAAGCGAGCCGACGACCTGGCTCGTCCGGGCGTCGGTCCAGTCCATTTCCCGGACAACCTCCTGCTGTTTCATCCGGCCGCCGTGCTCCCGAACGAGTTTCAACACTCGCTCCTCGGGGCTCAACAGTTCCTCGGCCGGCGGTGTGGGTTCGGCGTCGTCCTCGTTGCCGTCCTCCGATCCGGCGGCAACCCCGGTGGTCGAGTCTTCGCCGGTGGTGGCGGTGGCTCCCGGGTCGTCCGCTCCGGCGTCGCCGACCCCACTGCGACGGCGGAGATAGACGAACGCCACGGCGACGATCGCGATTGCAAATATTCCGGCGATGACCGCACTCGAGATCGGCGTTTCCGCGGGATCAGTAGGATCCGTTGGCTCCCCGGGTTCGGTCGGTTCCGTCGGATCTGTCGGCTCTGCCGGTGTCGGGACGATCGTCACTCTCGGTTCGTCACTCGAGAAATCGAACGGGCCGTCCCAGGTCGCGCTCGTCGACGACGACCTCGTCGGGTCGGGCCTCACCTCCGAGGCCTCGTAACCGTCCGGCCACGCGAGGACGAACCGGCTGTCCCCGTCGAGGAACAGTCCGGAGATCGCATCACCTGCCAGGATCGTGTCCTCCTCGACGGCGGCGAATCCACCCCAGGTAAACGAATACACCACTACCCCATACTCCCGAGCGAGCGTCTGTCTGTACGTTTCCACGGTGACGTCCGAAACCGACATCTCTCGACCGGTTGACTCCTCGGCGGTGGCGACGGTCGACTCCATCCGGTCGCGGAACCGGTCGACGTACGGCGTCTCGTTTTCCTCGATTTCCGTTTCCAGTTCCTCGAAGGCCGTCTGGCTCTCCTCGTCGGCCAGGAGGAAGCGGTACTCAACGGTCCAGACCGCGTCCCCGTTCTCGTCGACGTCAGCCTCGAGGAGGATGTCGTCGGCGTCTGCGTCGTCCGTCTGGAAGAACGGGTCCTCGAAGGTGGCCGGATCGGTATCGCCGAATGTGGCAGTTCCCGAACCTGCGATCCCCGGACCGGCAAACAGGATCGCTGCCCCCACGAGTGCGACGCTCACTGCGAGAACGAACACCAGCGACCGGTTCCGCCAGTCCATGCCTACCGGTGATTGTGACCCCCGAGGAGAAAGTCGTTATCATCTGCGACAACTTCCCGGTCGTTGATCGGTGTTCATTGTGGTTGTGAATCCGACACAGTCTTTTTGTCCCCGACGAAACGAGAGTTCGTATGGATCTCCGCAGCGCAATCGAAGTCGAAACCCTCCTGAAAATCGTGCTGGGGCTGGTCGTCGTGTGGCTCGTACTCGAGGTGCTGGGCGCGGTACTCCGGATCACCACGGCGTTTTTCCGGCTTTTGACCCCAGTTATCGGTCTGGTGATCGTCATACTCATTGTGTTGTGGTTGCTCGACCGGATCTGATAATAGATGGACACGTTCGATGTTCAGCCTCAACGTCCCGTTACCTCCCGCCGTCGATCGCCTCGTCGACCATCTGCGTCCGGAACTGACGCGATTCGATCGGATACGGGAACGGCGTACCCTCGTCTGCAAGCGGCTCGGCGTCGACGTTCTCTCCGATCCACACCGTCCTCCTGAAAAGGACGCCGCGCTCTCGGAGCTCCGATCGGAACTCCGGCCGCTCGTTCGCGGAACCGATCCGTTTCGGGTGGAGATAACGGGTATCGACGCCTTCGAAAAGCCGACAGCGGGTCCGGGACCGGTCGTGTACCTCGCCGTCGAAAGCGAACCACTGGTTCGTCTCCACTGGCGGCTCGTTCGGGCGTTCGGTGCGATCGAAGGGATCGAAGGCGAAGCGTACGTCCCTCACGTGACGCTTGCACGCGGGCTGGAAAATCGGTCGAACGAGTTCGGGAACCGAACGAACGAGTTCGGTCGACAGAGCGGTCCGGGGCTCAAACGGGAACTCGATCGGTTGCGGTCGGCCGCCGGCGAGATCGACGTGGAGTGGCAGGTCGACGAACTG
Coding sequences within:
- the uvrB gene encoding excinuclease ABC subunit UvrB encodes the protein MSDADTPLSPDRPEVDRPFRVDAPFDPAGDQPDAIEKLVEGYREGAEKQTLLGVTGSGKTNTVSWVVEELERPTLVLAHNKTLAAQLYEEFKNLFPDNAVEYFVSYYTYYQPEAYVEQTDTYIDKEMSINEEIDRLRHSATRSLLTREDVIVVASVSAIYGLGDPANYREMALEIEVGEEIGRDELLAALVDRNYERNDVDFHQGTFRVRGDTVEVFPMYGRYPLRIELWGDEIDRISKIDPLEGTVESREPATLIHPAEHYSIPEERLERAIDEIEELRERRVNYFERQGNLVAAQRIDERTTFDLEMLRETGYCSGIENYSLHLSDRESGEPPYTLLDYFPDDFLTVVDESHQTLPQIRGQFEGDKSRKESLVENGFRLPTAFDNRPLTFEEFEEKTRKTLYVSATPGEYEREQSAQVVEQIVRPTYLVDPAIEIQDATGQVEDLMGRIDDRIGRGERTLVTTLTKRMAEDLTEYLEEAGVDVAYMHDETDTLERHEIVRDLRMGNIDVLVGINLLREGLDIPEVSLVAILDADQEGFLRSETTLVQTMGRAARNVNGEVVLYADETTDAMESAIEETRRRRRIQREYNEEHGHEPTTIEKPVGETNLPGSETDTSGLAGDDVDDAEEAARRIELLEDRMQEAANNLEFELAADIRDRIAELRREFDVDGEDDRDRGVPPEVVPTGDVPTEDVEPE
- a CDS encoding SPFH domain-containing protein, which produces MGVLALGYALLLGDLLVGVGILFVLFAAITLMSAFEVVEAYERRPLTIFGEYRRVLEPGLHVIPPFVSRTYPFDMRTQTLDVPTQEAITRDNSPVTADAVVYIKVMDAKKAFLEVDDYKRAVSNLAQTTLRAVIGDMELDDTLSRRETINAKIRTELDEPTDEWGIRVESVEVREVNPTREVQRAMEEQTSAERRRRAMILEAQGERRSAIERAEGDKRSNIIRAQGEKQSQILEAQGDAISTVLRARSAEAMGERAIIERGMETLEAIGEGESTTFVLPQELTSLVGRYGKQLSGADVQEMQALDALEFDEETEEMLGLDDIESALEELESLEIEGTSGDVPTAEGEAPVDDEEIIPEVDRS
- a CDS encoding 2'-5' RNA ligase family protein, giving the protein MFSLNVPLPPAVDRLVDHLRPELTRFDRIRERRTLVCKRLGVDVLSDPHRPPEKDAALSELRSELRPLVRGTDPFRVEITGIDAFEKPTAGPGPVVYLAVESEPLVRLHWRLVRAFGAIEGIEGEAYVPHVTLARGLENRSNEFGNRTNEFGRQSGPGLKRELDRLRSAAGEIDVEWQVDELELWDPEFRESAGKIRL